One Vespa crabro chromosome 13, iyVesCrab1.2, whole genome shotgun sequence genomic window, taaatatcaacTTCACCTGTtgatgtaaattaattaagcTAATAGAAGAAGAACACGATAAATAACTCGAGTGAACAACTCGAATAACTTTGAAAGCGAACTGACGAACTCGTAAGCAAAGCTCGATGATATTCTCTGAATGAGAAAACTTTCATCCAACTATCGATTTCGTCTACCTGTATAATTTGCCATTTATAAGCGGAAAACATTCAATGATAAATAGATActtgttttcgttttatcgttgtaattgtcgacaaaaaagaaagtgaaacataaaaatcaatttttaaatgctgaaaagaagaaaaattatatataagagaaaacttgtcgtatttgaatatatttttatagaaattttaaacTCACCTGACTAGGTTTACACCGGAATGCTGGTTGATATCTTCTTCTCATTCGTCTTGGACAACATACGCATAATATCCTTACGAAAGctctgaaacaaaaaaaatcatgtTTCTCGATcgcaaaaaattaaaaaattatgaacgtctgtgaatgatttttattgtatttttaatttgtcgCCTGTAaaaaacaattgtaacaaataataattggataacattggagaaaataaaatgttttttgcTTTTCAGAGTCATTACGAtcaaatctttattttatctccGAGTAAAAGCAAAGCTGATGGTTGTACTACTTTCGCAAAGGCAAAGACGCTTTGCGCTATGCACGAATCCGTCAGCACTTTGCTGCatgttattttaatgttaagaTCGCATGACCGAAGCGCATACTTTTTTCAAGTGCCACGCTCGTTTGTACGATATTTGCATAGAGACCATTATGGTTAGTGTAAAAGTGACACGCGATAGATATCacttattttatcgttttaatagaCATTAacaactctctttcttttcttttttctttaattattttttaaaagtttaattgaaaaatggaaaaatctgtttcctttttcgacaAAATTTGATACAAATATTGTATCGTTAAATAAGACAAAGATGTTCTACGTAATGATCTAAATAAAAGATTCAATTTTACGATATACCTATACAATTACAATTACAATTCTCGGTATATTCAAGTCGCGTGATCTTCCTCATACATTCGAGTATActtgttaaaataatatttagttAGTTAGGAAAAGAGCGTgatatcaatgattattaCGTGCAGTTTCGATTAATACTTTGGATATATCCTGcattttgagaaagaaaaaaagcagaaatgAACTACATCAGTCTCGCTGTAGTTCGCTATTTAGAATGACGATGCCTTCAATCGCGATCATAGGAGTGCTATTTCAAATAGTTTCCTCCATTATGGTGCCAGAGTTTTGGTACGAATTACAAGAGTTGGAGAAGTCGGAAGGAATACAGGAAGGTGATCGTTCCTTAATCATTGCTAATACGATGCAACGATATAATAAGAGTCATCTAAATTCATATTGGACACCTTGCGTCATGAGTTTTCTACGGGATCATTTGAAATCTTCAATGACGGTTCTTATAACAAACTCCTCCGAAGATAGATTAGCTGATATAGATTTGCTCGTACATATATTTCAATCCAACATTACGATGTATACGTTGAACAGTGCCGAAGTTTTtaataagaacgaaaagatatcgtccgtaattattatcatcgaaaatctggaagatttaaaaagaagaaactgtACCCAGTATCTCAAGTTGTGCACTTACGAGTCATGcgaatttattgtaataatagcaTCGAGAATTTTCAAGAACGAAGATAACTTTCTTCAAGAAGCCAATAATATGCAACAGTGGATGTGGTTGGAACGAATtagtaaaatcattattttaggGAATATTCAAGATATCGTCTTATTAGCAGGTACTCGATCCTTTAAGCCAAACGAATTGTGTACTCCATCTGCACCAATTCTTTTAAGCAAATGTCAGGAAAACATTTGGAAAGGTGAAAGTGAAATTGAAGACTTTCGATTGAACGGTTGTAAACTCGTTGTTGGTTATCATGATTATCCGCCTTATTCTTTTGTGAATAACGATACGAGCGATGAGAATATATTAGGATTGGAAGGATTCATGATCGAGGAGATATTGTCTAGTATGAATGGACAATTGATAAGAGAATTAATAACATTGACGGGTAACGAAAGCATTGACAATGACTTTAAGATGATAACGTATCAAAACGGTATAAAAATCGACTTCCTAATAGGTGGTCATCTATGGAATCCTGATAAAAATACAGACTTTACGATCGCTTACGACATGGTACCATTAGTTTGGATGTTGCCAACTACATCTAACGTATCGCTACGTGGTTTAGTCGCACCATTTGGAAAAACAGTATGGCTAGCCATATTAGGTGTTCTCTTATTAGGAATCATCGTGAAATTCTTCTTGATCAAAAACATATCTTTTCTAGACGTTTTAGCATTACTCCTTGGTGTTTCGGTATTTCGTCAACCAGTAGAAACATCAAGTCGTTTACTGTTCCTTTCTTGGGCACTTTTTAGCTTCTTCATAATTCAATATTACCTTGCGTCCTTGTCGGAGCAACTCATTAATGCGTCAAATCTTCAAATAGAGACAATGACGGAATTGTTGTCGTCCGGATTGGAATTGGGTGGAACTTCAAGATACGTGGATTTGTTCAATGATAAAGGTGAAGATAAAGACGACAgttacgaagaaaaagatcttACTCGGAATattcatgaaaaatttcatatattttcttacgaTGATTATATTCGTCAACTTTTGGATCTttttaaagggaaaaataCAAGTATAGCACTCGTTGTTAAACTAAATGTTTCCGATCATCAATTATTGAATTTACCGACAGCTCACGTCAGCATATTGAAAGAGAATATGGGAACTCATCCTTTAGCTATTGCTACTTGGAAAGGATTTCCATGCTTGAAAaggattaatataaaaatgcaaGAGTTAATAGAGAATGGCATTGTAAAATATTGGGCTAGGTTAATTACAATGAATgggaattattttcattcggaCGATGAGACAGAATCTGATACCGTTATCGACCTCGAAAGCGTAACTCccagttttttattattacttatcggTTATCTTGTTGGATTTtgcgtttttattatcgagcTAATAGTTTTTCCAAGCAAATTTCTAGAATAAAGTGAAATACGTATTCATAAACACGTttggaatatattattacatataaagattattttttgtgTTACTCATATAATAAGCAACGcttcgatattaaaatatctcatTGTTAGTATAACATGGATATAAATTTAAGTTTTCGTAGATATAATTTTGTGAAAAAATAGCGCTCTTTAAATGGCTttgtaataactttaataattgttatatttattttttcttttctttttttttttttttattcatgatTAAAGACTAAAAAGTACGACAACGAACGAAGTAAAAGGTGTAACTCAAAAATGTGATTgatttcgaattttattaactttaaaatatttttaaatgatattcttGAAAGATTATCGAATGAAGAGAAGGATTTTTCTCTTGGATCATTGCAAGTGTAATATTACTTGGGTTATAATAAAGTCATCTaggttttttttaaataaagtaatCGCGAAAGCAGGATGCCTTTTTCAAGAGTTTATTAGAAAACTTTCATGTAATTCCATTAAAACTCttctttgaaaagaaagatagagagaattattattacgtatacTTAAGATTCGCATATTTTTACGGTAGATCGTTGAAGGAATAAGCAATGTCTATTATCGTCTactaattattcattaaaagtgtatgaaatatacattattatatatgtcatttacatttataattctttggtacttttaatctttttgtttCCATTGAAACTGTTTAATTTctaaaaatgatattgaaaaatttttacacattacacttttacttttatcaaatttaattaacatcaAAATAATCATTACACTCAAAGTACGTACttttgtatttaaattaataattttctttaattttagtttttttctttatttcttacttatctttttttttttctttttaaatgatcTTTCATTAAAGGAAatagcttatatatatatatgtatgcactataatatttactataatattttactataaCATGAAAATAGTTATCCATTGTTGAATCCACCTTGATCACGTCTCACCATTATCACATACAATATCGTCGAAATTAACGGCATCCTGCTTCTACCTTGGGAAAGCCGTGAGATTAATTAACGATCCTGCCATCATCAGTCACTGTCTTAATTCTTGATCGCATAACGAGTACGTGGATGGACTCGGACGAGATGCTATTTACGGATTACGCGGATATACATACCTAGCCATTAGGTAACCATTATAGAtgaattttcttatcgtttgatctatcgattttatcgaacCTTGAAactaagagaaaaagggattaCGCACTCTGAGTTAgatattgttttaataatatctacgaaataatatatttaaagcaacttttatcattttgtttctttctaatataagatattttaatgaggatatttcaattaattttcaaattttttatttcctataaaattatattcataaacgtcgacaaaagaaaaaaagatttagaaTTTTATACTATCGAGgtcgtttaatatattttcctttgatcgttataaaatcgattaatccAAGAGTAAAAGTTTACCTAAAATCGCGacgatgttctctctctttctttctcgttgaagttattttgaatgattttttctctctctttttttttttttttcttttcttaatggaaacatttgaataaaaatagaaatattaagaagTATATCTTCGGTAATACAATATATCGTGCGGTTAAAtgcaataagaaaaagaaatagaaataagacGTCGACATGGATAAGGTTAATACTATAACGGACTAACGAGTTTTATTAAGGTTAACGAAGTTACAGGAGCTTGGAAGAGCGCAACACTGTATGCATACATACTAAGACTGAGCTTCGAGGAGAACGAGAGTTTTGGAAGGTATGGTGGGGAGGGGATGACAGGGAGGCAGGGAGGGTGTTCGATAGAGAAGAGTTGGACGATTAAAATGCAGTAGTCGGAAAGCAAAATTATTGCAATAAGCAATACGCAAATAATATTTGACTATACCTCTTGTGGATACTTAGCCAACttacaaaaataatcataaataatattgaaagaagtcattaaaagtgaaaaaaactAAATGAATTTTGTTAACTTAGTTATCAGTAATGGTAATGGTTACGTTCTCAagtactttattttttaattgcacGCATTTATTGCATTCGTCcataatatcgtatattatatatacgtttaccTAAGTCATGAAAAAAGCATgtgcatatttttttttttttcaaagtcaATGGCTCGTTTAAAAGGCActtgaattatttcttcgttGATCTTTATAATTTCCACAGTTTAGATCATCTAACCTTGTTAACGAGTAATGTACGATTTGTTAAGTCATTCGAATATAGAAAATGACCTTCTGTCATAAGTTTTGAATGATGGAATAAAATTTTCCTCTTTACGTATATCAGCTAATCGAACAATGTTATATATTCAACTATATGGAAAAAGATCtttgtcattatttataatgtacatttatcttaattattacaatcgtcATAGATAAAATCCTTTATGATTAATGTCCTGATtgacaaaaaacaaaatcgattggtcaattcttttcaattaCTTTATCCTgcgataaaatgatatttccaAACTATGAAAGTCAATAActgaggagaaagaagaggaagcgTATTGAGTGAAATAACAGGAATCTTTAGATTGAGGAATGATATCCCTTATACTCCTTTTTTCGTATAAATGCGTTTTATGAcgctaagaagaaaaaagaaaaacaaaaaaaaattatctttatgattttaaattaaactcCTCGAATTTTCTTAGAATTTTATTAGTCATATCTTTTATAGCTTTATTACGAAAAGAAACGTTATCAATACGTAACAAAATACAGAAAA contains:
- the LOC124428866 gene encoding uncharacterized protein LOC124428866, translating into MTMPSIAIIGVLFQIVSSIMVPEFWYELQELEKSEGIQEGDRSLIIANTMQRYNKSHLNSYWTPCVMSFLRDHLKSSMTVLITNSSEDRLADIDLLVHIFQSNITMYTLNSAEVFNKNEKISSVIIIIENLEDLKRRNCTQYLKLCTYESCEFIVIIASRIFKNEDNFLQEANNMQQWMWLERISKIIILGNIQDIVLLAGTRSFKPNELCTPSAPILLSKCQENIWKGESEIEDFRLNGCKLVVGYHDYPPYSFVNNDTSDENILGLEGFMIEEILSSMNGQLIRELITLTGNESIDNDFKMITYQNGIKIDFLIGGHLWNPDKNTDFTIAYDMVPLVWMLPTTSNVSLRGLVAPFGKTVWLAILGVLLLGIIVKFFLIKNISFLDVLALLLGVSVFRQPVETSSRLLFLSWALFSFFIIQYYLASLSEQLINASNLQIETMTELLSSGLELGGTSRYVDLFNDKGEDKDDSYEEKDLTRNIHEKFHIFSYDDYIRQLLDLFKGKNTSIALVVKLNVSDHQLLNLPTAHVSILKENMGTHPLAIATWKGFPCLKRINIKMQELIENGIVKYWARLITMNGNYFHSDDETESDTVIDLESVTPSFLLLLIGYLVGFCVFIIELIVFPSKFLE